From Gopherus flavomarginatus isolate rGopFla2 chromosome 7, rGopFla2.mat.asm, whole genome shotgun sequence, the proteins below share one genomic window:
- the LURAP1 gene encoding leucine rich adaptor protein 1, which yields MEAPDCGEPLPPDLKELESKVGRRPPEGLVRWLREDPAAALLRESPGRGQRRGLAGKIKALKLELAYLRAIDVKILQQLVVVNEGIEAVKWLLEEKGTLTSHCSSLASSQYSLVESQETSRRGSWTSLQDPGEKLDSISVGSYLDTLADEMDEYSHGAMEPVLSSTPGRPGIPSARLEQDWSRSNPDRGLPSKPGSAQDKCKADQEWLRMDHSSARPAQEQSTRDPARAAKQPAGPQQPQVANGFLGRQAPALEASKEAQGARLSKGSPTRMAWRNGQVDFEPCKLNGKLHLEYDAHWRWVQSQDDVTFL from the exons ATGGAGGCGCCGGACTGCGGCGAGCCGCTGCCCCCCGACCTGAAGGAGCTGGAGAGCAAGGTGGGGCGGCGGCCCCCCGAGGGGCTGGTGCGCTGGCTGCGGGAGGACCCCGCCGCCGCGCTGCTCCGGGAGAGCCCGGGCCGGGGGCAGCGCCGGGGGCTGGCCGGGAAGATCAAGGCGCTGAAGCTGGAACTG GCCTACCTGCGAGCCATTGATGTCAAGATCCTGCAGCAGCTGGTGGTGGTGAACGAGGGCATCGAGGCCGTGAAGTGGCTTCTGGAGGAGAAGGGGACCCTGACCAGCCACTGCAGCAGCTTGGCCAGCAGCCAGTACAGCTTGGTGGAGAGCCAGGAGACCTCGCGCCGGGGCAGCTGGACCAGCCTGCAGGACCCCGGTGAGAAGCTAGACAGCATCTCTGTCGGCAGCTACCTGGACACGCTGGCTGATGAGATGGACGAGTACAGCCATGGTGCCATGGAGCCCGTCCTGTCCTCCACGCCGGGCAGACCAGGCATCCCATcggccaggctggagcaggactGGTCCAGGAGCAACCCAGACAGAGGCCTGCCCAGTAAGCCAGGCAGCGCacaggacaaatgcaaagcgGACCAGGAGTGGCTCCGGATGGACCATTCCTCGGCCCGGCCTGCCCAGGAGCAGAGCACCAGGGACCCAGCCAGAGCAGCGAAGCAGCCCGCTGGCCCTCAGCAGCCCCAGGTGGCCAACGGCTTCCTGGGCAGACAGGCTCCTGCCTTGGAAGCCAGTAAAGAGGCCCAGGGGGCGAGGCTGAGCAAGGGCAGCCCAACCCGGATGGCCTGGAGGAACGGCCAAGTCGACTTTGAGCCCTGCAAGCTCAACGGCAAACTCCACCTGGAGTACGACGCCCACTGGCGCTGGGTGCAGTCGCAGGACGACGTGACGTTCTTGTAG